From the genome of Palaemon carinicauda isolate YSFRI2023 chromosome 6, ASM3689809v2, whole genome shotgun sequence, one region includes:
- the LOC137642743 gene encoding uncharacterized protein isoform X1 yields the protein MSIMGKSFQDLCRDMQASPIIYHHSIAFEIPTDSYYHSPNSESIQKDICQALEHQMHVPDYIKGLQYLSEKVILLTLDSKKEYPEYFKILLIQYFHNKFCDSGKVVKIFHPKLVGHSKVEAVVTGIPLPVAEEGFLDIQKQIPRKFPYLTDVKAKFIKMKNQGTNAGDILVQANTDDLIQVHCDLCPGRSLSFQSHKGTIRYKSSDQMKKLS from the exons ATGTCGATCATG GGGAAAAGCTTCCAAGATCTGTGTCGAGACATGCAGGCAAGCCCTATAATTTATCATCACTCCATCGCTTTTGAAATACCGACAGACAGTTACTATCATTCACCTAATAGCGAGAGTATCCAGAAAGACATTTGCCAAGCGCTGGAACATCAAATGCACGTTCCAGACTACATAAAAGGCTTACAATACTTATCTGAAAAGGTGATTCTCCTGACTCTGGACTCTAAAAAAGAATATCCAGAGTATTTCAAGATACTGTTGATTCAGTATTTCCATAACAAGTTCTGCGACTCAGGCAAAGTAGTCAAGATATTCCATCCTAAACTAGTCGGCCACTCGAAGGTCGAAGCTGTGGTGACTGGAATACCGCTTCCAGTGGCTGAGGAGGGGTTCCTGGACATCCAGAAGCAGATCCCGCGGAAGTTCCCTTACCTCACCGACGTCAAGGCCAAATTCATCAAAATGAAGAATCAAGGGACGAACGCCGGAGACATACTGGTGCAAGCAAACACGGACGATCTTATACAGGTGCATTGCGATCTCTGTCCCGGTAGGTCGCTGTCTTTCCAGAGTCACAAAGGAACTATTAGATATAAGTCTTCAGATCAGATGAAAAAACTGTCATGA
- the LOC137642743 gene encoding uncharacterized protein isoform X2, with the protein MGKSFQDLCRDMQASPIIYHHSIAFEIPTDSYYHSPNSESIQKDICQALEHQMHVPDYIKGLQYLSEKVILLTLDSKKEYPEYFKILLIQYFHNKFCDSGKVVKIFHPKLVGHSKVEAVVTGIPLPVAEEGFLDIQKQIPRKFPYLTDVKAKFIKMKNQGTNAGDILVQANTDDLIQVHCDLCPGRSLSFQSHKGTIRYKSSDQMKKLS; encoded by the exons ATG GGGAAAAGCTTCCAAGATCTGTGTCGAGACATGCAGGCAAGCCCTATAATTTATCATCACTCCATCGCTTTTGAAATACCGACAGACAGTTACTATCATTCACCTAATAGCGAGAGTATCCAGAAAGACATTTGCCAAGCGCTGGAACATCAAATGCACGTTCCAGACTACATAAAAGGCTTACAATACTTATCTGAAAAGGTGATTCTCCTGACTCTGGACTCTAAAAAAGAATATCCAGAGTATTTCAAGATACTGTTGATTCAGTATTTCCATAACAAGTTCTGCGACTCAGGCAAAGTAGTCAAGATATTCCATCCTAAACTAGTCGGCCACTCGAAGGTCGAAGCTGTGGTGACTGGAATACCGCTTCCAGTGGCTGAGGAGGGGTTCCTGGACATCCAGAAGCAGATCCCGCGGAAGTTCCCTTACCTCACCGACGTCAAGGCCAAATTCATCAAAATGAAGAATCAAGGGACGAACGCCGGAGACATACTGGTGCAAGCAAACACGGACGATCTTATACAGGTGCATTGCGATCTCTGTCCCGGTAGGTCGCTGTCTTTCCAGAGTCACAAAGGAACTATTAGATATAAGTCTTCAGATCAGATGAAAAAACTGTCATGA
- the LOC137643289 gene encoding golgin subfamily A member 6-like protein 6, with amino-acid sequence MEEMEEFKRILNEKIELEKDCAEKDLHMKEQEKKQEILDTEVEEIKKIYNEKIEQLENDCVQKDLQMKKQEILNTEMEEIKKSHNEKIEQLDNDCVQKDLQMKEQEKKQEILKTEMEEMEEFKKIAEKDLHMKEQEKKEEILNTKVEEIKKIHNEKIEQLENDCLQKDLQIKDQEKLLEILKTENALLRKPS; translated from the coding sequence atggaggaaatggaagaatttaagagaatccttaatgagaaaatagaacTGGAAAAGGACTGCGCCGAAAAAGACCTTCatatgaaggaacaggagaagaaacaggaaattcttgatACGGAAgtggaagaaattaaaaaaatctataatgagaaaatagaacaactcgaaaatgactgcgtccaaaaagatcttcagatgaagaaGCAGGAAATTCTAAACacagaaatggaagaaattaagaaaagccataatgagaaaatagaacaaCTGGATAATgactgcgtccaaaaagatcttcagatgaaggaacaggagaagaaacaggaaattcttaaaacggaaatggaggaaatggaagaatttaagaaaatcgCCGAAAAAGACCTTCatatgaaggaacaggagaagaaagagGAAATTCTTAATACGAAAgtggaagaaattaagaaaatccataatgagaaaatagaacaaCTCGAAAATGACTGcctccaaaaagatcttcagataaaGGACCAAGAAAAGTTACTGgaaattctaaaaactgaaaatgctcTTCTCCGGAAACCCTCTTGA